The proteins below come from a single Candidatus Kirkpatrickella diaphorinae genomic window:
- a CDS encoding amino acid permease, with translation MTQNDAANTPLIDPANEGYHRDLGRRQMQMIAIGGAIGTGLFLGAGARLHEIGPSLAIDYLICGFFSFLILRALGELIMYRPTAGSYVSYAREFYGERAAYIAGWMTFLYWTMVGIVDITAVAVYMHFWPVFGDVPQWVFALIALSFIGLVNLISVRYFGEFEFWFSIIKVVALVFFLIIGIWVCGWHIPVDGRRPGFWMISANGGLFPHGIMPSLLLLQGIIFAYSAIELVGVAAGECHNPREIIRGVVRSIFLRVTVFYVGSVILLVCVMPWWAYRADESPFVTFLDKLHIPGIETAMNIVVITAALSSFNSGLYSTGRTLRAMAVGGSAPHALKKMNRFSVPYVAILTTVSVYMIGVALNYLIPSSVFEIALNLSALGILASWSCIILCHMRMRTRIREGHIPEQNFKMPWYPFSSWLTLAFFALVIVMMAFDYPSGTITIAFIPVITIALIFGWKMRGHYVDEGVEESARIHPAR, from the coding sequence TTGACTCAGAATGACGCGGCGAATACCCCTCTCATCGACCCAGCCAATGAAGGTTATCACAGAGATCTGGGCCGTCGACAGATGCAGATGATCGCGATCGGTGGCGCGATTGGAACCGGGCTTTTCCTCGGTGCCGGGGCGCGCCTTCACGAGATCGGCCCCTCCCTCGCGATTGATTACCTCATTTGCGGGTTTTTCTCCTTCCTCATCCTGCGGGCTCTGGGTGAGCTGATCATGTATCGCCCCACCGCCGGGAGTTACGTCTCTTATGCGCGTGAATTTTACGGTGAGCGCGCGGCTTATATCGCCGGGTGGATGACCTTCCTTTATTGGACGATGGTGGGCATCGTCGATATCACCGCTGTCGCGGTCTATATGCATTTCTGGCCGGTTTTCGGTGACGTGCCGCAATGGGTCTTCGCATTGATCGCGCTCTCTTTCATCGGGCTCGTCAATCTGATCAGCGTCCGTTATTTCGGGGAATTTGAGTTCTGGTTTTCCATTATCAAAGTGGTGGCGCTCGTCTTTTTCCTGATCATCGGGATCTGGGTTTGCGGGTGGCATATCCCCGTCGATGGGCGTCGCCCGGGCTTCTGGATGATCTCGGCAAATGGCGGCCTCTTTCCCCATGGCATCATGCCGTCACTTCTTCTGCTTCAGGGCATTATCTTCGCCTACTCCGCCATTGAGCTTGTCGGGGTCGCGGCCGGGGAGTGCCATAACCCGCGAGAAATCATCCGTGGGGTGGTGCGGTCGATCTTTTTGCGTGTCACCGTGTTTTATGTCGGCTCCGTCATCCTCCTCGTCTGTGTGATGCCGTGGTGGGCCTATCGCGCGGATGAGAGCCCGTTTGTGACGTTTCTGGACAAACTCCATATTCCGGGGATCGAGACAGCGATGAATATCGTCGTCATCACCGCCGCGCTTTCAAGCTTCAATTCCGGCCTTTATTCAACGGGGCGCACGTTGCGCGCCATGGCTGTTGGCGGCTCCGCCCCCCATGCCCTTAAAAAGATGAACCGCTTTTCCGTCCCTTATGTCGCGATCCTGACGACGGTCAGCGTCTATATGATCGGGGTGGCGCTGAATTATCTGATACCATCCTCCGTGTTTGAAATTGCCCTCAATCTCTCAGCGCTCGGCATTCTGGCAAGCTGGAGCTGCATCATCCTCTGCCATATGCGGATGCGCACCCGCATCCGGGAAGGCCATATCCCGGAGCAGAATTTCAAAATGCCGTGGTATCCCTTCTCCTCCTGGCTGACCCTGGCTTTTTTTGCGCTCGTCATCGTTATGATGGCGTTCGATTACCCCAGCGGGACGATCACCATCGCGTTTATCCCTGTGATCACCATCGCCCTCATATTCGGATGGAAAATGCGCGGGCATTATGTGGATGAAGGCGTGGAGGAGTCCGCACGCATCCACCCAGCCAGATAG
- a CDS encoding dihydroxyacetone kinase subunit DhaK — translation MLKRFLNAPDKLVSEAIDGLLRSSQGAHLARLDAGAGINVVLQKHVPPDRVAVISGGGSGHEPAHAGFVGRGMLTAAVCGAVFASPGIDAILSAIIAVTGPAGCLLIVKNYTGDRLNFGIAAEQARALGYKVALIIVGDDIALGQNARARGIAGTILIHKIAGYHAERGASLEEVTHHAEDASRKVRSLGLALTDCNVYDGHHQDRLGPHEAELGLGVHGEAGAEKIPLASLDQLMHRVVGRLETAITPGNQIVMINMLGAVPPLEACAIAASFAKTALAERTKWVIGPAPIMTSLDMVGFSLSLLPAEEAFVEALRAPVESSFWPGIASFPPVATVPAPELTETFTSPASQNAALETRLQAGLDALISARQDLNALDGKLGDGDAGSTFADAAQIISEAFPQLPFARPDALCAALGRLLARHSGGSSGALLSIMLTAAGREPDWVPGLKRGIDAMTRYGGAQKGDRTMLDALWPAITCLEQGGSLTEMSQAARKGADATIKMKAGAGRAAYVPAEHLEDVIDPGAEAVARFLAAVAAKD, via the coding sequence ATGCTCAAACGCTTTCTCAATGCGCCGGATAAACTCGTTTCCGAAGCTATTGACGGGCTTCTCAGATCATCCCAAGGCGCACACCTGGCGCGGCTCGATGCGGGTGCCGGCATCAATGTTGTGCTCCAAAAGCATGTCCCGCCGGACCGTGTCGCTGTGATTTCCGGTGGCGGGTCGGGTCACGAGCCCGCTCATGCGGGTTTCGTGGGGCGCGGCATGTTGACAGCCGCCGTCTGTGGCGCGGTATTCGCCTCACCGGGGATAGATGCCATCCTCTCTGCGATCATCGCCGTCACCGGCCCGGCTGGCTGTCTCCTTATCGTCAAAAATTACACGGGCGACCGTCTCAATTTCGGCATCGCGGCGGAGCAGGCGCGTGCGCTCGGCTATAAAGTCGCACTCATCATTGTCGGGGACGATATTGCGCTGGGCCAGAATGCGCGTGCCAGGGGGATTGCGGGCACCATCCTCATTCATAAAATTGCCGGTTATCATGCGGAGAGAGGCGCCTCGTTGGAGGAGGTGACGCATCATGCGGAGGATGCTTCCCGTAAAGTGCGCTCTCTGGGCCTCGCTTTGACCGACTGCAATGTTTATGACGGACATCACCAGGATCGCCTCGGGCCCCATGAGGCGGAACTGGGGCTCGGCGTCCATGGGGAGGCCGGTGCGGAAAAGATCCCCCTCGCGTCGCTTGACCAGCTCATGCATCGCGTGGTGGGGCGGCTCGAAACCGCCATAACCCCCGGCAATCAGATTGTCATGATCAATATGTTGGGCGCGGTGCCGCCTTTGGAAGCCTGTGCGATCGCTGCAAGCTTTGCAAAAACTGCGCTGGCGGAAAGGACGAAATGGGTGATCGGCCCGGCCCCGATCATGACGTCTCTGGATATGGTTGGGTTCTCCCTCTCCCTCCTTCCGGCTGAGGAGGCGTTTGTAGAGGCGCTTCGTGCACCGGTTGAGTCGTCTTTCTGGCCCGGCATAGCCTCGTTTCCCCCGGTTGCAACCGTGCCCGCGCCGGAATTGACAGAAACTTTCACGTCGCCAGCGTCGCAAAATGCCGCGTTGGAAACCCGCCTGCAAGCCGGTCTGGATGCGCTGATCAGCGCCAGACAGGATCTGAATGCGCTTGACGGAAAACTTGGCGATGGTGATGCGGGCTCAACTTTCGCGGACGCGGCGCAAATTATAAGCGAGGCTTTCCCGCAATTACCTTTTGCCCGACCCGACGCGCTGTGCGCGGCTCTCGGGCGTTTGCTGGCACGCCATAGTGGTGGGTCCAGTGGCGCTCTGCTTTCCATCATGTTGACGGCAGCCGGGCGGGAGCCGGATTGGGTGCCGGGGCTGAAGCGCGGCATCGACGCGATGACGCGTTATGGTGGCGCGCAGAAAGGGGATCGCACCATGCTTGACGCCCTCTGGCCCGCGATCACCTGTCTTGAGCAAGGCGGCTCCCTGACTGAAATGTCGCAAGCGGCGCGGAAAGGGGCGGACGCTACCATAAAAATGAAGGCGGGTGCCGGGCGCGCGGCTTATGTTCCGGCTGAGCATTTGGAGGATGTTATTGACCCGGGCGCTGAGGCCGTTGCGCGGTTCCTGGCCGCTGTAGCGGCGAAGGACTGA
- a CDS encoding fructosamine kinase family protein yields MIVRETELAALLAPRKIIRISEMQGGDTSSVWHVTLDGDESVIVKTSPAPDVEARMLHSLSTCGAPVPSVIHMTDRLLVMSYVPNVTASEVGWQGLGTTLRKLHGVTQDAPYGWPDDHAIGRVALPKAQSQDWAAFWVHERLCPLARTLPPNLLRQFQDLSAVMEQHLPRHPKPSLLHGDLWQGNVLFSDHNVGALIDPACMIGDALAEFAVLTLFSTPPQSFWDAYQVDVTELQPKFTIYQLWPALMHYRLFGSSYLGLVSDLLDRVADYLKDGH; encoded by the coding sequence ATGATCGTGAGGGAAACAGAGCTGGCGGCGCTGCTCGCCCCACGGAAGATTATCCGCATATCGGAGATGCAGGGAGGTGACACGTCTTCCGTCTGGCATGTCACGCTTGATGGGGATGAGTCGGTTATCGTCAAAACGAGTCCAGCGCCTGACGTCGAGGCCCGCATGTTGCATTCCCTCTCGACCTGTGGCGCGCCCGTCCCCAGCGTGATCCATATGACGGACCGCCTGCTGGTCATGTCTTATGTCCCGAACGTCACCGCGTCAGAGGTTGGTTGGCAGGGTCTCGGAACCACCCTTCGGAAACTGCATGGTGTCACGCAGGATGCGCCTTATGGCTGGCCGGACGATCATGCGATCGGGCGCGTGGCCTTGCCGAAAGCACAATCTCAAGATTGGGCCGCCTTCTGGGTGCATGAAAGACTTTGCCCCCTCGCGCGCACCCTGCCCCCGAACTTACTGAGGCAGTTTCAAGATTTATCGGCCGTGATGGAACAACATCTGCCAAGGCACCCGAAACCTTCTCTTCTTCATGGTGATTTATGGCAGGGCAATGTCCTCTTCTCGGATCACAATGTCGGCGCTTTGATTGATCCGGCCTGTATGATCGGCGATGCCCTCGCGGAGTTCGCCGTCCTGACGCTGTTTTCGACACCACCTCAATCATTCTGGGACGCTTATCAAGTCGACGTGACAGAATTGCAGCCAAAATTTACCATCTATCAACTATGGCCCGCTCTGATGCATTACCGGCTTTTCGGCAGTTCCTATCTGGGGCTCGTCTCCGATTTACTGGATAGGGTCGCCGATTATCTCAAAGACGGTCACTAG
- a CDS encoding low molecular weight protein-tyrosine-phosphatase, with protein sequence MRPSFLFICTGNICRSPLAEAAMRREAAQRGLSVNIASAGIDGWHVGDPPDDRAQHVAAAAGLEIGHYRAKRLTHDDFARYSHILALDAGHLRALKRLAPPEARDKIHLLMDFLPGPKNVSVEDPYYKDMAAFEKAWAQISSACAALARSCFDTGAPDLKISPRS encoded by the coding sequence ATGCGCCCTTCCTTTCTCTTCATATGCACGGGCAATATTTGCCGTTCACCCCTGGCCGAGGCCGCGATGCGGCGGGAAGCCGCGCAACGTGGCCTTTCCGTCAACATTGCCTCGGCAGGGATTGACGGTTGGCATGTTGGCGACCCACCGGATGATCGCGCGCAGCATGTCGCCGCTGCGGCGGGCCTGGAAATCGGGCATTACCGCGCCAAGCGCCTGACACATGATGATTTTGCGCGATACTCGCACATATTGGCCCTCGATGCCGGGCATTTGCGCGCTTTGAAACGTCTCGCCCCGCCGGAAGCACGGGATAAAATCCATCTCCTCATGGATTTTCTACCCGGGCCGAAAAATGTCAGCGTCGAGGACCCCTATTACAAAGACATGGCCGCGTTTGAAAAAGCCTGGGCGCAAATCTCATCCGCCTGCGCGGCCCTCGCCCGGTCCTGTTTCGACACGGGCGCGCCTGATCTCAAGATCTCACCCCGCTCATGA
- a CDS encoding urease accessory protein UreD, giving the protein MSVKNDGVRTRLDQLRQSGCLKTFFPHSPHPALVCIIVNVSGGIAASDCLESEFSCLDRTHLILSTQGAERYQRVRDGEAPSRVTTTCHVGAGAHLEWLPRETLYYDNAHVARNFDVHLSADARFTSVETRVFGRHYTGEHVHRLRLKERMRVYRDGAPLFIDAVISDAISDAVLDRAAIGDGAHVQQSILHVSDEAVHCLDAVRGAIHGLGHVHMAASAWNGLMMIRLLARQLDHALKAGEAALNVLRCGADMPPSWRY; this is encoded by the coding sequence ATGTCCGTGAAAAATGACGGGGTGAGGACGCGCCTTGATCAGCTACGCCAAAGCGGCTGCCTGAAAACGTTTTTCCCCCATTCGCCGCATCCGGCGCTGGTATGCATTATTGTCAATGTCTCTGGCGGCATTGCCGCGTCAGACTGCCTGGAAAGCGAGTTCTCATGCCTCGACCGCACGCATCTCATCCTCTCAACGCAAGGTGCGGAGCGCTACCAACGCGTCCGAGATGGCGAAGCCCCCTCCCGAGTCACGACGACATGCCATGTGGGTGCGGGCGCTCATCTGGAATGGCTGCCGCGTGAGACGCTTTATTACGATAATGCCCATGTGGCGCGAAACTTTGATGTCCATCTCTCCGCCGATGCGCGCTTTACCAGCGTGGAGACACGCGTTTTCGGGCGACATTATACCGGGGAGCATGTGCATCGCCTGCGCCTGAAAGAGCGGATGCGCGTCTACCGGGATGGTGCGCCCCTTTTTATCGACGCCGTCATATCGGATGCCATTAGCGATGCGGTGCTTGATCGGGCGGCCATTGGCGATGGGGCGCATGTCCAGCAATCTATCCTCCATGTTTCTGATGAAGCGGTGCATTGTCTCGACGCTGTCAGGGGTGCGATCCATGGCCTGGGTCACGTCCATATGGCGGCATCCGCCTGGAATGGCCTGATGATGATCCGCCTTCTGGCCCGCCAACTGGACCATGCGCTCAAAGCAGGGGAGGCGGCTTTGAACGTGCTGCGGTGCGGGGCCGATATGCCGCCATCCTGGCGTTATTAG
- a CDS encoding urease subunit gamma, with product MRLTPREKEKLLISLAAMVARNRLSRGVKLNHPEAIALLTDHIMEGARDGQSVAGLMESAATVLTRGQVMSGVAQLIAEVQVEATFPDGTKLVTVHDPIR from the coding sequence ATGCGGCTGACACCACGAGAAAAAGAAAAACTCCTCATCTCTCTTGCGGCAATGGTGGCGCGGAACCGGCTGAGTCGCGGGGTGAAACTGAACCACCCGGAGGCGATCGCCCTGTTGACAGACCACATCATGGAAGGTGCCCGTGATGGGCAAAGTGTGGCGGGATTGATGGAATCCGCCGCCACCGTCCTGACGCGGGGCCAGGTCATGTCCGGCGTGGCACAACTGATCGCGGAGGTGCAGGTTGAGGCGACCTTTCCCGATGGCACAAAACTGGTGACGGTCCATGACCCCATTCGATGA
- a CDS encoding urease subunit beta yields the protein MTPFDDRDFLNQVFPGEIICAEADVPINVGVPRCVLRVQNAGDRPIQVGSHYHFAEVNQALLFDRAAARGMRLNIPSGAAIRFEPGQARDVTLVPYRGLRVVIGFQGAVMGKLDP from the coding sequence ATGACCCCATTCGATGATCGGGATTTTCTGAACCAGGTCTTCCCTGGTGAGATCATCTGTGCCGAAGCGGATGTCCCGATCAATGTCGGCGTGCCGCGTTGTGTTCTGCGCGTGCAGAATGCGGGGGACCGGCCCATTCAGGTCGGCAGCCATTATCATTTTGCCGAAGTCAATCAGGCACTTCTTTTTGACCGCGCCGCGGCGCGTGGGATGCGTCTCAATATCCCCTCCGGCGCGGCCATACGGTTTGAGCCGGGCCAGGCGCGCGATGTCACGTTGGTGCCTTATCGTGGCCTGCGCGTCGTGATCGGTTTTCAGGGGGCAGTGATGGGGAAACTCGACCCATGA
- the ureC gene encoding urease subunit alpha, with protein sequence MTTMRRWDYVRSFGPTIGDRVRLADTNLLVEVERDFTLYGEEVKFGGGKAIRDGMAQSQLSAEEGACDTVITNALIIDHWGIVKADIGLRAGRICGIGKAGNPDTQPAVDVIIGPCTEIIAGEGKIVTAGGVDTHIHFICPQQIDEALAAGMTTLLGGGTGPATGTAATTCTPGPWNIHRMLQAAENLPVNVGFAGKGNASRPSALEEMVRAGACALKLHEDWGTTLRTIDTCLSVADRMDVQVMLHSDTLNESGYVDDTIAAIGGRTIHAFHTEGAGGGHAPDIIKLAGLKNVLPSSTNPTRPYTVNTLEEHLDMLMVCHHLDKCSAEDMAFAESRIRKETIAAEDILHDMGALSMMSSDSQAMGRVGEVIIRTWQTAHKMKAQRGALKGDGAADNERVKRYIAKYTINPAIAHGLAREVGSIATGKLGDLVLWEPGFFGVKPSIVVKGGMIVMAQMGDANASIPTTSPVMPKLMFGGLGRAVSETCITFVSQAAVEEDIKHALDLKRLILPVSNVRGGISKADMVHNHATPHIEVDAESYEVRADGALLTCEPAMALPMAQRYFLY encoded by the coding sequence ATGACCACGATGCGACGATGGGATTACGTCAGAAGCTTCGGCCCGACAATCGGTGACCGCGTTCGCCTTGCCGATACCAACCTCCTGGTCGAGGTAGAGCGGGACTTCACCCTTTACGGCGAGGAAGTGAAATTTGGCGGCGGCAAGGCGATCCGCGATGGGATGGCGCAATCCCAGCTCAGCGCAGAGGAGGGGGCGTGCGACACGGTCATCACCAACGCGCTGATCATCGACCATTGGGGGATCGTCAAAGCGGATATCGGGTTGCGGGCCGGGCGCATTTGCGGGATCGGCAAGGCTGGTAATCCGGACACGCAACCGGCCGTGGATGTCATTATCGGCCCCTGCACCGAAATCATCGCCGGGGAAGGTAAAATCGTGACAGCGGGGGGTGTGGACACGCACATCCACTTCATCTGCCCCCAGCAGATTGACGAAGCTCTGGCTGCGGGGATGACAACCTTGCTGGGCGGCGGCACAGGCCCGGCAACCGGCACAGCCGCCACAACCTGCACGCCCGGCCCCTGGAACATTCACCGCATGTTGCAGGCAGCCGAGAATTTGCCCGTTAATGTCGGGTTCGCCGGGAAGGGGAATGCATCGCGGCCTTCCGCTTTGGAGGAAATGGTGCGGGCCGGGGCGTGTGCGCTCAAACTGCATGAGGATTGGGGCACCACCTTACGCACGATCGATACTTGCCTTTCCGTCGCGGACAGAATGGATGTGCAGGTCATGCTGCATTCCGACACGCTGAATGAAAGCGGTTATGTCGATGACACGATTGCGGCGATCGGGGGAAGGACGATTCATGCTTTCCATACGGAGGGGGCCGGGGGCGGGCACGCGCCGGATATCATCAAACTTGCGGGACTTAAAAATGTCCTGCCTTCCTCCACCAACCCCACACGCCCTTACACGGTCAATACGCTGGAAGAACATCTCGATATGCTGATGGTCTGCCATCACCTTGATAAATGTTCCGCCGAGGACATGGCCTTTGCGGAAAGTCGCATCCGCAAGGAGACGATCGCGGCCGAGGATATATTGCACGATATGGGCGCGCTCTCCATGATGTCGTCTGACAGTCAGGCGATGGGGCGTGTCGGTGAAGTCATCATCCGCACCTGGCAGACCGCCCATAAAATGAAGGCGCAACGCGGCGCGCTGAAGGGGGATGGCGCGGCGGATAATGAGCGGGTCAAGAGATATATCGCGAAATATACGATCAACCCCGCCATCGCCCATGGCCTCGCGCGGGAAGTCGGCTCAATCGCCACCGGTAAATTAGGGGATCTTGTCCTTTGGGAGCCTGGATTTTTCGGGGTCAAGCCGTCCATCGTGGTGAAAGGCGGCATGATTGTCATGGCGCAGATGGGTGACGCGAACGCCTCCATCCCCACCACATCACCTGTCATGCCCAAATTGATGTTTGGCGGGCTGGGACGCGCCGTCTCTGAAACCTGCATCACTTTTGTTTCCCAGGCGGCGGTGGAAGAGGACATTAAGCACGCGCTTGATCTCAAACGCCTCATTCTGCCGGTCAGTAATGTGCGTGGCGGCATCAGCAAGGCGGATATGGTGCATAATCATGCCACGCCGCATATTGAGGTGGATGCGGAAAGTTACGAAGTGCGGGCCGATGGCGCGCTTTTAACCTGTGAACCGGCAATGGCCTTGCCGATGGCGCAAAGGTATTTTCTCTATTGA
- a CDS encoding urease accessory protein UreE, whose protein sequence is MTRCTKILPAGSWDTARAATSYRADYEGRFRRRMVLTLADGSETLLDLETPRLMRDGDGLVLSDGRIIVVVAEAEALVEIRAVSTDALLKLAWHVGNRHIGAMIQADRITIRHDPVIEKMIKGLGGHLTHVHRGFDPENGAYAVSSPAHHHHHHPA, encoded by the coding sequence ATGACACGTTGCACAAAAATCCTCCCCGCGGGGAGCTGGGACACGGCGCGGGCTGCGACATCTTATCGCGCCGATTATGAAGGCCGGTTCCGTCGGCGCATGGTCCTGACGCTGGCAGATGGGTCGGAGACTTTGCTTGACCTCGAAACGCCGCGTCTCATGCGTGACGGGGATGGATTGGTTCTGTCGGATGGTCGGATAATTGTTGTCGTGGCGGAAGCCGAGGCCCTCGTCGAAATCCGCGCGGTTTCGACGGATGCGCTTCTCAAATTGGCGTGGCATGTCGGCAACCGACATATTGGTGCGATGATCCAAGCTGATCGCATCACGATCCGCCATGACCCGGTGATTGAGAAGATGATTAAGGGGCTCGGCGGTCACCTGACGCACGTGCATCGCGGTTTTGACCCGGAAAATGGCGCTTATGCTGTTTCCAGCCCCGCGCACCATCATCACCATCACCCTGCCTGA
- a CDS encoding urease accessory protein UreF yields MLFPAPRTIITITLPDDTLRPLNRDQTVKEQQELNSTRLLRLLNWVSPALPIGSFAYSHGTEWAVENGDIRDAETLTLWVRDLLCHGSFRVDLAAVLTAWRAEDDDAARSAAAHTLAHASSRERWEETLQQGKAFIRAVENWPAIDAPQTETRRLSPPRQCPLPVAFGLTCRQHGFDEHITQLAYAHCAVSAVISACMRLIPLGQTESLRVLAALEGEIVRMIARMQNVSLDQVGSICFASDLAAMLHETQKTRLFRT; encoded by the coding sequence ATGCTGTTTCCAGCCCCGCGCACCATCATCACCATCACCCTGCCTGATGACACGCTGCGCCCGTTAAACCGTGATCAGACAGTGAAGGAACAGCAGGAACTCAATTCCACACGCCTGTTAAGGCTGCTCAATTGGGTGTCGCCCGCCCTTCCGATCGGAAGTTTCGCTTATAGTCACGGGACGGAATGGGCCGTCGAAAATGGAGATATCCGGGACGCTGAAACGCTGACGCTCTGGGTGCGTGACCTGCTTTGCCATGGTTCCTTCCGCGTTGATCTCGCGGCGGTGCTGACAGCGTGGCGCGCGGAGGATGACGATGCGGCACGTTCCGCCGCGGCCCATACGCTGGCACATGCCTCATCGCGCGAGAGATGGGAGGAGACATTGCAGCAGGGCAAAGCCTTTATCCGCGCTGTCGAAAACTGGCCTGCTATTGACGCGCCCCAAACGGAGACGCGCCGGTTATCACCCCCGCGGCAATGCCCCCTGCCGGTCGCTTTCGGGTTAACGTGCCGTCAACATGGTTTTGATGAACATATCACGCAACTGGCTTACGCACATTGTGCCGTGTCGGCGGTGATTTCCGCCTGTATGCGGCTTATCCCGCTGGGGCAGACAGAATCGCTGCGTGTTCTGGCGGCGCTGGAAGGCGAGATTGTGCGGATGATCGCGAGGATGCAGAATGTGTCGCTCGATCAAGTCGGCAGCATATGCTTCGCGTCCGACCTGGCTGCGATGCTGCATGAAACGCAAAAAACAAGGCTGTTCAGAACGTGA
- the ureG gene encoding urease accessory protein UreG, whose protein sequence is MTHQEKPDHSRPLKIGIGGPVGSGKTALMHRLCLLFRDLCEVAVITNDIYTREDAEFLIRAGSLPMERILGIETGGCPHTAIREDASINLAGIEALTEKFQQLDIILIESGGDNLAATFSPELVDLTLYVIDVSAGDKIPRKGGPGITRSDLLIINKTDLAPYVGADLDVMARDSRLMRRDRPFLFTNLREDEGVTEIATFIMQKGGLKVAA, encoded by the coding sequence ATGACACATCAGGAAAAACCCGATCATTCCCGTCCCCTCAAAATCGGGATCGGTGGGCCGGTTGGCTCCGGCAAAACAGCGTTGATGCATAGATTATGCCTGCTTTTCCGCGATCTTTGCGAGGTGGCGGTGATCACCAATGATATTTACACGCGGGAAGATGCTGAATTCCTGATCCGCGCCGGGTCCCTGCCGATGGAGCGCATCCTTGGTATTGAGACGGGTGGCTGCCCGCATACGGCCATCCGGGAAGATGCCAGCATCAATCTTGCCGGGATTGAAGCGCTGACGGAAAAATTCCAGCAGCTCGACATTATTCTGATCGAAAGCGGGGGCGATAATCTCGCAGCGACTTTCAGCCCGGAACTCGTTGACCTGACGCTTTACGTGATTGATGTTTCGGCAGGCGACAAAATTCCGCGCAAAGGCGGCCCGGGCATCACGCGTAGTGATCTCCTCATTATCAATAAAACGGATCTCGCACCCTATGTGGGCGCCGATCTCGACGTCATGGCGCGTGACAGTCGGTTGATGAGGCGGGATCGACCTTTTCTCTTTACCAATTTGCGCGAGGATGAAGGCGTGACGGAGATTGCGACTTTCATCATGCAGAAGGGTGGATTGAAGGTCGCGGCCTGA
- a CDS encoding HoxN/HupN/NixA family nickel/cobalt transporter — MVINLFLLNIGLWVLAALTPGIPYAVILLAWTLGLRHALDVDHIAAIDAVSRQMMSRGRPAHRVGLYFSIGHSAVVLTATCIAAWYASSHFLQEGPPLVGNRFSALFSALFLLLIGGANLVSLFRPAQPMQTRKGSGRLMSRVTSPGHMVVVGFLFGLGFDTASEIGLMALTAAQRASVFAVVLIPVIFAAGMMLIDGVDSFLMVKLWSRPTQRVTYRRLVTLVSAAIALFIGGQELLAWGAFKHPVIANLTGWIDAHVTQMGGSIVAAYILLYFLMRRRLAIGGKMRMGSHL, encoded by the coding sequence ATGGTGATCAACCTTTTCCTGCTCAATATCGGCTTATGGGTTTTGGCCGCGCTGACACCCGGCATCCCCTATGCCGTCATCCTGCTGGCCTGGACACTTGGGCTGAGGCACGCGCTTGACGTCGACCATATTGCGGCAATCGACGCTGTGTCGCGTCAGATGATGTCGCGCGGTCGACCGGCGCATCGGGTCGGGCTGTACTTTTCAATCGGGCATTCCGCTGTTGTCCTGACGGCGACCTGCATTGCTGCGTGGTATGCCTCATCCCATTTTTTGCAAGAGGGGCCGCCATTGGTCGGCAATCGTTTCAGTGCGCTTTTTTCCGCCTTGTTTCTTCTTCTCATCGGCGGCGCCAACCTCGTCAGTCTCTTCCGCCCGGCTCAGCCGATGCAAACGCGGAAAGGATCGGGGCGGCTGATGTCGCGTGTGACGTCACCCGGGCATATGGTGGTGGTGGGCTTCCTGTTCGGGCTGGGTTTCGATACGGCGAGTGAAATCGGCCTGATGGCCCTGACGGCGGCGCAGCGTGCCTCCGTTTTTGCGGTCGTGTTAATTCCGGTCATCTTCGCGGCCGGGATGATGCTGATCGATGGGGTTGATTCGTTTCTGATGGTGAAACTCTGGAGCCGCCCCACGCAACGTGTCACCTATCGGCGCCTCGTTACACTGGTTTCCGCCGCCATCGCCCTCTTTATCGGCGGGCAGGAACTCCTGGCCTGGGGGGCCTTTAAACACCCCGTCATTGCAAATCTGACGGGCTGGATTGACGCCCATGTCACGCAGATGGGTGGGTCAATTGTCGCGGCTTACATCCTGCTTTACTTCCTGATGAGGCGACGCCTCGCCATTGGCGGAAAAATGCGGATGGGGTCGCACTTATAG